The Rhododendron vialii isolate Sample 1 chromosome 8a, ASM3025357v1 genome has a window encoding:
- the LOC131299204 gene encoding uncharacterized protein LOC131299204, with protein sequence MSSRSSSTDNSFDVEELLQIETRCRELRKEKDMLRDSQPQSFELIRRLELHVKTLSEARAEDEKRIQELERELNNCSQEIDYLQDQLNARNEENYCLGEHVHSLELKIAETGSLEETVGSLSEELNWSNSERLFFMQELESKEVELQNSASCIEKLEESVSSVALEYQCEIESMKLDMTTLERRFFEVKKLQEEDAREKVRMNELIQDLEIQIQNDQEIIGSLEKENKELRFKFETSQRNAEVFCRKMEEEFKEWLERNDGPPLSNQSLSRDLEENISTCGNILGPLLSRLPVAGATDADLRGKMDKMSSQIHEYELLVKQLKEEVQEEKSKARDEAEDLAQEMAELRYQLTGLLEEERKRRACIEQISLQRIAQLEAQVLIHNLRTFKFLKPYL encoded by the exons ATGTCTAGTCGCTCCAGCAGTACTGACAACTCTTTTGACGTAGAGGAACTATTGCAGATTGAGACAAGATGTCGAGAG CTAAGAAAAGAGAAGGACATGCTGAGGGACTCACAACCTCAAAGCTTTGAACTGATCAGG AGATTAGAACTACATGTGAAGACATTATCAGAAGCCCGTGCAGAAGACGAGAAACGCATCCAGGAGCTGGAAAGAGAGTTGAACAACTGCTCTCAAGAAATAG ATTACTTACAGGATCAACTGAATGCAAGGAACGAAGAGAACTATTGTCTGGGAGAGCATGTACATAGCCTTGAGCTAAAAATCGCAGAAACGGGAAGTTTAGAGGAGACGGTTGGCAGTTTAAGTGAAGAACTGAACTGGTCCAATTCAGAGCGCTTGTTTTTTATGCAGGAATTAGAGAGCAAAGAAGTGGAACTACAAAATTCAGCTTCATGCATAGAGAAACTAGAAGAGTCAGTTTCTTCTGTTGCATTGGAGTACCAATGTGAAATAGAGAGCATGAAGCTTGATATGACGACCTTGGAGCGGAGGTTTTTCGAAGTGAAGAAGTTGCAGGAAGAGGATGCAAGAGAAAAAGTGAGGATGAATGAGTTGATTCAAGATTTAGAAATTCAGATTCAAAATGACCAAGAAATTATTGGAAGTTTGGAGAAGGAAAATAAAGAACTCAGGTTTAAGTTTGAAACGTCCCAAAGGAATGCTGAAGTCTTTTGTCGGAAGATGGAAGAAGAATTTAAAGAATGGCTAGAAAGAAATGATGGACCTCCATTAAGTAATCAGTCATTATCACGTGACCTTGAAGAAAATATTAG CACTTGTGGCAACATTCTGGGTCCACTCCTTTCCAGACTGCCAGTTGCAGGAGCAACAGATGCAGATTTGAGGGGCAAGATGGATAAGATGTCCAGTCAAATCCATGAGTATGAACTTCTCGTGAAGCAGCTTAAG GAAGAAGTACAAGAGGAAAAATCAAAGGCAAGGGATGAAGCAGAGGATTTAGCTCAAGAAATGGCAGAGTTACGGTACCAACTTACAGGTTTGCTTGAAGAAGAGCGCAAACGCCGTGCTTGCATTGAACAAATATCTTTACAAAGAATTGCTCAATTGGAGGCTCAG GTGCTTATTCATAACCTTCGTACCTTCAAATTCCTTAAGCCATATCTTTGA
- the LOC131299201 gene encoding uncharacterized protein LOC131299201 isoform X2 codes for MVQKRPFNDEESYEGSSKHHRQLDYTNQLSYLQFVHAEDKAQPPNTSGEVVVSFKEGDEKREITSELPLPTEKDRANEEEKGAEAPFYLLLSPERYNADRHIRRIVVHSEETHGSLLESPPHKLVPIGPDYQVDIPEWGAPAAKNASESSDGFELVTLFPLGLESHPSENCDVQNKLGGICVIAMPESRLFANNDDEAGHGRTDCNCEDSDSIRCVRKHIKEARENLWTALGQERFSELGFSDMGEVVAEKWSQEEELLFREVVFSNPVSSGNNFWDHLSTVFPSRTKRDIVSYYFNVLVLQTRSVQNRYDPMNIDSDDEEWRGIVDSEDDEGGSDDEEEGDSVVESPACYGDPYARNEILDNDSGEYNGSVPFECFSDCEHVKRSCDEDPIDSSSRCHLGSFVGWSGGDSHEYVLEHCETKLWDVGCSTWPKTEVEFLPTCSMIEEVFGLGSMEYMAGDGKGLS; via the exons ATGGTGCAAAAGCGTCCTTTCAATGACGAGGAATCATATGAGGGTTCTTCTAAGCACCATAGACAATTGGATTACACTAACCAGCTTTCCTACCTGCAATTTGTTCATGCTGAAGATAAGGCACAGCCACCTAACACTTCAG GCGAAGTTGTGGTCAGTTTCAAAGAAGGTGATGAGAAGCGTGAAATCACTAGTGAACTCCCACTACCCACCGAAAAGGATCGCGCAAATGAGGAAGAAAAAGGGGCAGAGGCACCATTTTATCTGTTGTTGTCCCCAGAACGTTACAATGCTGACCGGCATATAAGAAGAATCGTAGTCCACTCTGAAGAGACACATGGTTCTCTTCTGGAATCTCCTCCACATAAACTAGTCCCAATTGGACCAGATTATCAAGTGGATATTCCAGAATGGGGTGCACCAGCTGCGAAGAACGCTTCTGAGAGCTCAGACGGATTTGAGCTGGTTACTCTATTTCCTCTAGGTTTAGAATCACATCCGAGTGAGAACTGTGATGTTCAAAATAAGCTTGGCGGGATTTGTGTCATTGCAATGCCTGAATCCCGACTGTTTGCCAACAACGATGATGAGGCTGGGCATGGTAGAACTGATTGCAACTGTGAGGATTCTGATTCCATCAGATGTGTAAGAAAACACATCAAAGAAGCAAGAGAAAATCTTTGGACCGCCCTTGGGCAAGAGAGGTTTTCGGAGCTGGGGTTCTCTGACATGGGAGAAGTTGTGGCTGAGAAATGGAGTCAAGAGGAAGAACTACTATTTCGAGAGGTTGTGTTTTCAAACCCGGTATCATCGGGTAACAACTTTTGGGACCATCTCTCAACGGTTTTCCCTTCGCGGACCAAAAGGGACATAGTAAGCTATTACTTCAATGTACTCGTGCTGCAAACAAGGTCGGTACAGAATAGATACGATCCGATGAACATTGACAGCGACGATGAGGAGTGGCGGGGGATAGTGGACTCTGAAGATGACGAAGGTGGAAGTGATGATGAGGAAGAAGGTGATTCAGTGGTTGAGTCACCAGCATGTTATGGTGATCCTTACGCTCGTAATGAGATTTTAGACAATGATTCAGGGGAATACAATGGGAGTGTACCGTTTGAGTGTTTTAGCGATTGCGAACATGTGAAACGCAGTTGTGACGAGGACCCCATCGATAGCAGTAGCAGATGCCATTTAGGTAGTTTTGTTGGTTGGAGTGGTGGGGACAGCCATGAGTACGTTTTGGAGCATTGCGAGACAAAACTATGGGATGTTGGGTGCTCAACATGGCCAAAGACTGAAGTCGAGTTTTTGCCTACGTGCAGTATGATTGAAGAGGTGTTTGGGCTTGGATCTATGGAGTACATGGCAGGTGATGGCAAGGGTTTGAGTTAG
- the LOC131299202 gene encoding uncharacterized protein LOC131299202, translating into MEEGQQMIKHVCKLCDKSFPCGRSLGGHMRSHVINSSPADQNDEKKLTKKNLSNPKNGLVERNEDDGYVLRENPKKTCRFADPNFEDSFLHEKFCKQCGKGFHSWKALFGHMKCHSEKFSNSLEADSWTSANQSETETAAVVAPNRKKRSRRVTRYISTTTTTNSSFSVANNNNTNNGSSSASEIDHQEQEEVALCLIMLSRDVGNKNSCFNSVDESSDNNFELLEAGSSIRSKRVTKNEGKNSWSSGGEAVKKFRKLRNGKLESTTIDSNSNSQFEMKQTEYGASGFSRNGSKESKLSKSDFQSHGFLGNDKLKKSKVEDGGRFEVCEVELGKDLVKKNGWLDQAEFSSKKPVLDRKKLRNGKLSKSGSQNHGFLGNDKWKKSKVDDESRFEASEVELSKNLMRESGIEDQPEFSSQKHNLNPKKPRNGKLESTILESSSQFDSASEFSRNESTPNKSGFRGDGVLGDLKSKKPKLDDDSTFGPSELELGKDPISENGGLDRAEFSSKKHNLNKKRCIDLMNNPELGSESRSKFECTTCNKAFHSYQALGGHRASHKKTKGCCFSSKIDGSENSIETENISLIKNEELIEQQEAKNSCGVVSKNKDKKGAHECPICFRVFSSGQALGGHKRSHLIAEAKSSNQTVVIQKPIPEIRDLLDLNLPAPVEEESSGNVGFKPWWVGTNPKPEPLLGFLSN; encoded by the coding sequence ATGGAAGAAGGTCAACAGATGATCAAGCATGTGTGCAAATTATGTGACAAAAGCTTCCCATGTGGAAGATCACTGGGAGGTCACATGAGGTCTCATGTGATAAACTCATCGCCAGCTGATCAAAATGATGAAAAGAAGCTCACAAAAAAGAATCTCTCAAATCCCAAAAATGGCCTGGTGGAAAGAAATGAAGACGATGGTTATGTCCTTAGAGAGAATCCAAAGAAGACTTGTAGATTTGCTGATCCAAATTTTGAAGATTCTTTTCTTCATGAGAAGTTTTGTAAGCAATGTGGGAAGGGATTTCACTCATGGAAAGCCTTGTTTGGTCACATGAAATGCCACTCGGAGAAATTCTCAAACAGTCTGGAGGCGGATTCTTGGACTAGTGCTAATCAATCCGAGACCGAAACCGCGGCGGTGGTGGCTCCGAATCGGAAGAAGAGGTCAAGGAGGGTGACAAGGTACatatccaccaccaccaccacaaattcTTCCTTCTCTGTGGCTAACAATAATAACACCAACAATGGTTCTTCCTCTGCTTCTGAGATTGATCATCAAGAGCAAGAGGAAGTTGCTTTGTGTTTGATAATGCTTTCTAGGGATGTGGGTAATAAGAATAGTTGCTTCAATTCTGTTGATGAGTCTTCTGATAACAATTTTGAGCTACTAGAAGCTGGATCGTCGATTCGAAGTAAACGGGTTACTAAAAATGAGGGGAAGAATTCTTGGTCTAGTGGAGGTGAGGCCGTGAAAAAGTTTAGGAAGCTAAGGAATGGGAAGTTAGAGTCTACTACTATAGATTCTAATTCCAATTCACAGTTTGAGATGAAACAAACAGAATATGGTGCTTCTGGGTTTTCAAGAAATGGGTCTAAAGAATCAAAACTGAGCAAGTCTGATTTTCAAAGTCATGGGTTTCTTGGAAATGATAAGCTAAAGAAGTCTAAAGTGGAAGATGGAGGTAGATTTGAGGTATGTGAAGTTGAACTGGGTAAGGACTTGGTGAAGAAGAATGGATGGTTGGATCAAGCTGAATTCAGTTCCAAGAAGCCTGTTCTGGATCGTAAGAAGCTTAGAAATGGGAAATTGAGCAAGTCTGGTTCTCAAAATCATGGTTTTCTTGGAAATGACAAGTGGAAGAAGTCAAAAGTGGATGATGAAAGTAGATTTGAGGCATCTGAAGTTGAATTGAGCAAGAATTTGATGAGAGAAAGTGGGATAGAAGATCAACCTGAATTCAGTTCCCAGAAGCATAATCTGAATCCTAAGAAGCCAAGAAATGGGAAGTTAGAGTCaaccattttggaatccagttcTCAGTTTGATAGTGCTTCTGAGTTTTCAAGGAATGAGTCCACACCAAACAAGTCAGGTTTTCGCGGTGATGGGGTTCTCGGAGATCTCAAGTCCAAGAAGCCTAAATTGGATGATGATAGCACATTCGGGCCATCTGAACTCGAACTGGGCAAGGATCCGATAAGCGAAAATGGAGGGCTAGATCGAGCTGAATTCAGTTCAAAAAAGCATAATCTGAATAAGAAAAGGTGTATAGATTTGATGAATAATCCCGAATTGGGCTCTGAGAGTAGGAGCAAATTTGAGTGTACTACTTGTAACAAAGCCTTCCACTCATACCAAGCTCTTGGGGGGCATAGAGCTAGTCACAAGAAGACCAAAGGCTGCTGCTTTTCTTCAAAAATCGATGGAAGCGAAAACAGCATTGAGACTGAGAACATTTCCCTCATAAAAAATGAGGAGCTCATTGAGCAACAAGAGGCAAAAAACAGTTGTGGTGTTGTGTCCAAGAATAAGGACAAGAAGGGGGCACATGAGTGCCCAATTTGCTTCAGAGTTTTCTCATCAGGCCAAGCTTTGGGTGGTCACAAGAGGTCACACTTAATCGCTGAGGCCAAAAGCAGCAACCAAACTGTGGTGATTCAGAAGCCGATTCCAGAAATAAGGGATCTTCTTGATCTGAATTTGCCTGCTCCTGTTGAAGAAGAGAGCAGTGGGAATGTGGGCTTCAAACCATGGTGGGTTGGAACCAACCCGAAGCCCGAGCCGCTCCTTGGTTTTCTGTCTAACTGA
- the LOC131299201 gene encoding uncharacterized protein LOC131299201 isoform X1: MRPNFFLKLNMVQKRPFNDEESYEGSSKHHRQLDYTNQLSYLQFVHAEDKAQPPNTSGEVVVSFKEGDEKREITSELPLPTEKDRANEEEKGAEAPFYLLLSPERYNADRHIRRIVVHSEETHGSLLESPPHKLVPIGPDYQVDIPEWGAPAAKNASESSDGFELVTLFPLGLESHPSENCDVQNKLGGICVIAMPESRLFANNDDEAGHGRTDCNCEDSDSIRCVRKHIKEARENLWTALGQERFSELGFSDMGEVVAEKWSQEEELLFREVVFSNPVSSGNNFWDHLSTVFPSRTKRDIVSYYFNVLVLQTRSVQNRYDPMNIDSDDEEWRGIVDSEDDEGGSDDEEEGDSVVESPACYGDPYARNEILDNDSGEYNGSVPFECFSDCEHVKRSCDEDPIDSSSRCHLGSFVGWSGGDSHEYVLEHCETKLWDVGCSTWPKTEVEFLPTCSMIEEVFGLGSMEYMAGDGKGLS; encoded by the exons ATGCGTCccaactttttcttgaagttaAACATGGTGCAAAAGCGTCCTTTCAATGACGAGGAATCATATGAGGGTTCTTCTAAGCACCATAGACAATTGGATTACACTAACCAGCTTTCCTACCTGCAATTTGTTCATGCTGAAGATAAGGCACAGCCACCTAACACTTCAG GCGAAGTTGTGGTCAGTTTCAAAGAAGGTGATGAGAAGCGTGAAATCACTAGTGAACTCCCACTACCCACCGAAAAGGATCGCGCAAATGAGGAAGAAAAAGGGGCAGAGGCACCATTTTATCTGTTGTTGTCCCCAGAACGTTACAATGCTGACCGGCATATAAGAAGAATCGTAGTCCACTCTGAAGAGACACATGGTTCTCTTCTGGAATCTCCTCCACATAAACTAGTCCCAATTGGACCAGATTATCAAGTGGATATTCCAGAATGGGGTGCACCAGCTGCGAAGAACGCTTCTGAGAGCTCAGACGGATTTGAGCTGGTTACTCTATTTCCTCTAGGTTTAGAATCACATCCGAGTGAGAACTGTGATGTTCAAAATAAGCTTGGCGGGATTTGTGTCATTGCAATGCCTGAATCCCGACTGTTTGCCAACAACGATGATGAGGCTGGGCATGGTAGAACTGATTGCAACTGTGAGGATTCTGATTCCATCAGATGTGTAAGAAAACACATCAAAGAAGCAAGAGAAAATCTTTGGACCGCCCTTGGGCAAGAGAGGTTTTCGGAGCTGGGGTTCTCTGACATGGGAGAAGTTGTGGCTGAGAAATGGAGTCAAGAGGAAGAACTACTATTTCGAGAGGTTGTGTTTTCAAACCCGGTATCATCGGGTAACAACTTTTGGGACCATCTCTCAACGGTTTTCCCTTCGCGGACCAAAAGGGACATAGTAAGCTATTACTTCAATGTACTCGTGCTGCAAACAAGGTCGGTACAGAATAGATACGATCCGATGAACATTGACAGCGACGATGAGGAGTGGCGGGGGATAGTGGACTCTGAAGATGACGAAGGTGGAAGTGATGATGAGGAAGAAGGTGATTCAGTGGTTGAGTCACCAGCATGTTATGGTGATCCTTACGCTCGTAATGAGATTTTAGACAATGATTCAGGGGAATACAATGGGAGTGTACCGTTTGAGTGTTTTAGCGATTGCGAACATGTGAAACGCAGTTGTGACGAGGACCCCATCGATAGCAGTAGCAGATGCCATTTAGGTAGTTTTGTTGGTTGGAGTGGTGGGGACAGCCATGAGTACGTTTTGGAGCATTGCGAGACAAAACTATGGGATGTTGGGTGCTCAACATGGCCAAAGACTGAAGTCGAGTTTTTGCCTACGTGCAGTATGATTGAAGAGGTGTTTGGGCTTGGATCTATGGAGTACATGGCAGGTGATGGCAAGGGTTTGAGTTAG